Proteins co-encoded in one Arthrobacter globiformis genomic window:
- a CDS encoding bifunctional 4-hydroxy-2-oxoglutarate aldolase/2-dehydro-3-deoxy-phosphogluconate aldolase has protein sequence MLRLEKPGTASRPAPSELLRETRAVAVLRARHASDYAPVIDALQRGGMLSIELTLSTPGVWEELPLLRERFGDSLEIGVGTITEAADAETALDLGAAYIVTPVTDPSVIEACVRRGVPVYPGGMTPTELHTGWKLGATAVKIFPASTVGAGYVSQLRGPFPDIEVIPSGGVNIDDVPDWIRAGALAVSLGGPLLGDAFKGGDLQDLTARARRVRELIDQTAEQLGATK, from the coding sequence ATGCTCCGCCTCGAAAAACCCGGCACGGCGTCCCGGCCGGCACCCTCCGAGCTCCTCCGCGAGACCCGTGCTGTAGCTGTCCTCCGGGCCAGGCACGCCTCGGACTACGCGCCGGTCATCGATGCCCTGCAGCGGGGCGGCATGCTCAGCATCGAACTCACGCTCAGCACGCCCGGCGTCTGGGAGGAGCTTCCGCTACTCCGGGAGCGGTTCGGTGACTCCCTCGAGATCGGCGTCGGGACGATCACCGAAGCAGCGGACGCCGAGACGGCCCTCGACCTGGGCGCGGCCTACATCGTCACTCCCGTCACGGATCCAAGCGTCATAGAAGCGTGCGTCCGGCGCGGCGTTCCGGTCTACCCCGGCGGCATGACCCCCACCGAACTGCACACCGGCTGGAAACTGGGCGCCACCGCCGTCAAGATCTTCCCAGCCTCCACAGTCGGCGCCGGCTACGTTTCACAACTGCGCGGCCCGTTCCCGGACATCGAGGTGATCCCGTCCGGCGGCGTCAACATTGACGACGTACCGGACTGGATCAGGGCCGGCGCCCTAGCCGTCAGCCTCGGCGGCCCGCTGCTGGGTGACGCGTTCAAGGGCGGCGACCTGCAGGACCTAACGGCCAGGGCACGGCGTGTGCGCGAGCTGATCGACCAGACCGCCGAGCAACTGGGGGCTACCAAGTGA
- a CDS encoding mannitol dehydrogenase family protein, whose translation MTSPSAPPLSAAIPGILRRAAAPAAGIVHLGLGNFHRAHQAVYTDAAVTAHGGDWGIIGVSSRSSAIPDALHAQDMLYTVVQISPEGSKFSVPRVHTDAFTAAGNPGRVIKAIGDAATRIVSLTVTENGYNYTPATGSLNLQDPGIRHDLAHPGSPQTPIGQIVRGLQHRARTHAEPVTVLSCDNLADNGHHTQRLVREFASLLPPAEAAAALAFIDTRTSFPSSMVDRIVPATTDHYRSLVASQRGYSDRIPVPAEPFTMWIVEDNFIAGRPTWEDGGAVFSDEVAGYEQLKVRLLNGTHSLIAYLGALTGAVTIPESVSHPTIELAARSVLRNEYLPSVSVPGGVDVDAYEEQLFSRWRNTALGHRTSQVGSDGSVKLRQRIPLPALQMLDDGRMPQLLALTTAAYLACIAPLPGFDPGPQAHAMEDPARGLLAGLSAGSPSGQDLARKVLGDHHLLGEELAERDGFIGRTGEFIDIIHSAGPLAAIAEASTASALTPATVRSTP comes from the coding sequence ATGACCTCCCCCTCCGCTCCCCCGCTGTCCGCGGCCATCCCCGGGATCCTGCGGCGGGCCGCAGCGCCGGCCGCAGGGATAGTGCACCTCGGACTGGGCAACTTCCACCGCGCACACCAGGCCGTCTACACCGACGCCGCCGTCACCGCCCACGGCGGCGACTGGGGCATCATCGGCGTCTCCAGCCGCTCCTCCGCCATCCCGGACGCCCTGCACGCCCAGGACATGCTCTACACCGTCGTGCAAATATCGCCCGAAGGCTCAAAGTTCTCCGTTCCCCGGGTCCACACGGACGCGTTCACGGCCGCCGGCAACCCGGGCCGGGTGATCAAGGCGATCGGCGACGCAGCCACCCGCATTGTGTCCCTGACGGTCACGGAGAACGGCTACAACTACACCCCCGCCACCGGCTCGCTGAACCTGCAGGACCCGGGCATCCGGCACGACCTCGCCCACCCCGGCTCGCCCCAGACCCCGATCGGTCAGATCGTCCGCGGCCTGCAGCACCGGGCCCGGACCCACGCAGAACCCGTCACCGTCCTCAGCTGCGACAACCTCGCCGACAACGGCCACCACACACAGCGGCTGGTCCGCGAATTCGCCTCCCTGCTCCCGCCCGCCGAAGCCGCCGCAGCCCTGGCCTTCATCGACACCCGCACCAGCTTCCCCTCCTCCATGGTGGACCGGATCGTGCCGGCCACCACGGACCACTACCGCAGCCTGGTCGCATCCCAGCGCGGCTACAGTGACCGGATCCCCGTCCCGGCCGAACCATTCACCATGTGGATCGTCGAGGACAACTTCATCGCCGGACGCCCCACCTGGGAAGACGGCGGTGCAGTGTTCTCCGACGAGGTGGCCGGCTACGAGCAACTGAAGGTCCGCCTGCTCAACGGCACGCACTCCCTCATCGCCTACCTCGGAGCCCTCACCGGCGCCGTCACCATCCCCGAATCCGTGTCGCACCCGACCATCGAACTGGCCGCCCGCTCCGTGCTGCGCAACGAGTACCTGCCCAGCGTCTCGGTGCCAGGCGGCGTGGACGTCGACGCCTACGAGGAACAGCTCTTCTCCCGCTGGCGCAACACGGCCCTGGGCCACCGCACCAGCCAGGTGGGCTCCGACGGGTCCGTCAAACTCCGCCAGCGAATCCCGCTCCCGGCACTGCAGATGCTCGACGACGGCCGGATGCCGCAACTGCTGGCCCTCACCACCGCCGCGTATCTCGCCTGCATCGCCCCACTGCCCGGGTTCGATCCGGGACCCCAGGCCCACGCCATGGAGGACCCGGCCCGCGGGCTGCTGGCCGGACTGTCCGCAGGCTCCCCGTCTGGCCAGGACCTCGCCCGGAAGGTCCTCGGCGACCACCATCTCCTCGGCGAAGAGCTGGCCGAACGCGACGGGTTCATCGGGCGCACCGGCGAGTTCATCGACATCATCCACTCAGCGGGCCCGTTGGCCGCCATCGCAGAAGCCAGCACCGCCTCCGCCCTAACTCCCGCCACCGTTCGGAGCACGCCATGA
- a CDS encoding MFS transporter: MTTAAHLPPGEVDQSKVRKAAVAGLIGTTLELYDFVIYGTASALVFSKLFFPNVSPAAALIASFTTFAVGFLFRPLGGIFFSHFGDRLGRKWILVVTLLLMGGATLAIGLLPTFDQIGLFAPVLLCVCRAAQGFGAGAEQSGGATLLTESAAPGTRGKLASLIMVGAAAGTALGALVWIAAQSLAPNDMLTWGWRLVFLSSIFVTVAALIIRRKLDESPVFEEIKQARTEPPAPLKEVAKHGKANVLRVILMNFGVSTQSYTIQVFMASYLITVVGTDPKFIPPVLLIGALCGGVAAVSFGILSDKIGRRRVVSLITGALILFPAPAFMLLTTGSPVAIVLVIIVGFMLACQGVVGVHMSYFPEIFGSRYRYAGVTLGREFSSIIGGGIAPMVCAGLLGLFSNSWIPVAIYMSLTMLVSFIATRLSPETVNRDLTDPEDARPNGGVVTTPTVAAELAAARAVK; the protein is encoded by the coding sequence ATGACCACAGCAGCGCACCTCCCCCCGGGGGAAGTCGATCAGAGCAAAGTCCGGAAGGCCGCCGTCGCCGGCCTCATCGGCACCACCCTCGAACTGTATGACTTCGTCATCTACGGCACCGCCTCCGCGCTTGTCTTCAGCAAACTGTTCTTCCCCAACGTCTCCCCCGCAGCTGCGCTGATCGCCAGCTTCACCACCTTCGCCGTCGGCTTCCTGTTCCGTCCGCTGGGCGGGATCTTCTTCTCCCACTTCGGCGACCGCCTCGGCCGAAAGTGGATCCTCGTGGTCACGCTGCTCCTGATGGGCGGCGCCACGCTGGCCATCGGCCTGCTTCCCACCTTCGACCAGATCGGCCTGTTCGCCCCGGTCCTGCTGTGCGTGTGCCGCGCAGCCCAGGGCTTCGGCGCCGGAGCCGAACAGTCCGGCGGCGCAACGCTGCTCACCGAATCCGCGGCTCCCGGCACCCGGGGCAAGCTGGCCTCGTTGATCATGGTCGGCGCCGCCGCCGGCACCGCCCTGGGCGCACTGGTGTGGATCGCCGCCCAGTCGCTGGCTCCGAACGACATGCTGACCTGGGGCTGGCGGCTCGTCTTCCTCTCCAGCATCTTCGTCACCGTCGCCGCCCTCATCATTCGGCGCAAGCTCGATGAATCCCCCGTGTTTGAGGAGATCAAGCAGGCCCGCACCGAACCGCCCGCGCCGCTCAAGGAAGTCGCCAAGCATGGCAAGGCCAACGTCCTCCGCGTCATCCTCATGAACTTCGGCGTCAGCACGCAGTCGTACACCATCCAGGTGTTCATGGCCTCGTACCTGATCACCGTCGTGGGAACCGATCCCAAGTTCATTCCACCGGTCCTCCTCATCGGCGCACTCTGCGGCGGCGTCGCCGCCGTGTCCTTCGGAATCCTGTCGGACAAGATCGGCCGCCGACGCGTTGTCTCCCTCATCACCGGGGCGCTGATTCTCTTCCCGGCACCGGCCTTCATGCTCCTGACCACCGGTTCCCCCGTGGCCATCGTGCTGGTGATCATCGTGGGCTTCATGCTGGCCTGCCAAGGCGTGGTGGGTGTGCACATGAGCTACTTCCCGGAGATCTTCGGCAGCCGCTACCGGTACGCCGGCGTTACCCTGGGCCGCGAGTTCTCCTCAATCATTGGCGGCGGCATCGCGCCGATGGTCTGCGCCGGACTGCTGGGCCTCTTCAGCAACTCCTGGATCCCGGTGGCCATCTACATGTCGCTGACCATGCTCGTCAGCTTCATCGCCACACGGCTCTCACCGGAGACCGTCAACCGCGACCTGACCGATCCCGAGGACGCCCGCCCCAACGGCGGCGTGGTCACCACCCCTACCGTGGCGGCTGAGCTGGCCGCCGCCCGCGCCGTCAAGTAA
- a CDS encoding NAD(P)-dependent alcohol dehydrogenase yields the protein MTTQAIPETHTAGLPSGTQAAVLHGARDLRIEHRPLPALGPHDLLVEMRSGGVCGSDMHYFADGRNGTNVLRQPTVLGHEGAGVVIAAGPRASVAAGTAVVIEPALPCRECPTCRSGRYNLCPAGTCFGSPPTDGLFARHVVVPEAAVHRLPDAIPAEIGAAIEPLAVAVWAVERAQVQKGHRVLITGAGPIGLLVAQVAAAQGAAEIVVTDVNDDRLAVAAKFGATRTINTATMPLDLNNMDRLIECSGNTRALADGIQTLAPAARATVVGQAKPTVDGIPLGYLQRYEIDLVTAFRYANAFPTAIDLASSDVVDLQSIITSTFPLEDAAAALTAPVTDPTNLKVLITY from the coding sequence ATGACCACGCAAGCCATCCCCGAAACACATACGGCCGGGCTTCCCTCCGGCACCCAGGCCGCGGTGCTGCACGGCGCCCGCGACCTGCGCATCGAGCACAGGCCACTGCCCGCCCTCGGCCCGCACGATCTGCTGGTCGAAATGCGGTCCGGCGGGGTCTGCGGCTCGGACATGCACTACTTCGCCGACGGTCGCAACGGCACCAATGTGCTGCGCCAGCCCACCGTCCTGGGCCACGAGGGCGCCGGCGTGGTCATCGCTGCCGGACCGCGGGCCAGCGTCGCCGCGGGCACCGCCGTCGTAATTGAACCGGCCCTGCCCTGCCGGGAATGCCCCACGTGCCGCTCCGGGCGCTACAACCTGTGCCCTGCCGGAACCTGTTTCGGCTCCCCGCCCACGGATGGGCTGTTCGCCCGCCACGTCGTAGTGCCCGAAGCCGCCGTCCACCGGCTGCCGGACGCCATCCCCGCGGAAATCGGGGCAGCGATCGAACCGCTCGCCGTCGCCGTCTGGGCCGTGGAACGGGCGCAGGTCCAGAAAGGCCACCGCGTGCTGATCACCGGCGCCGGGCCCATCGGCCTGCTGGTTGCCCAGGTCGCGGCAGCCCAGGGCGCCGCCGAGATCGTGGTGACGGACGTGAACGACGACCGCCTCGCCGTCGCCGCGAAGTTCGGCGCCACCCGAACCATCAACACCGCAACCATGCCGCTGGACCTGAACAACATGGACCGGCTCATCGAATGCTCCGGCAACACCCGGGCCCTGGCCGACGGGATCCAGACCCTTGCCCCGGCAGCCCGCGCGACAGTTGTCGGCCAGGCCAAGCCCACGGTGGACGGCATCCCCCTCGGGTACCTCCAGCGCTACGAAATCGACCTCGTCACAGCGTTCCGATACGCAAACGCGTTCCCGACGGCGATCGACCTCGCCTCCTCCGATGTGGTGGACCTGCAGTCCATCATCACCAGCACGTTCCCGCTCGAAGACGCCGCGGCCGCCCTCACGGCACCGGTGACTGACCCCACCAACCTCAAAGTACTCATCACCTACTGA